A genome region from Stenotrophomonas maltophilia includes the following:
- a CDS encoding flagellar biosynthetic protein FliQ: MSPELALTELRGGLITVLWVAGPLLLTVLVVGVVVGVVQAATQLNEPTIAFVAKAAALTAVLFALGSLLIGHLVEFTTLLFQRIPHLIG, translated from the coding sequence ATGTCTCCCGAACTTGCCCTGACCGAACTGCGTGGCGGCCTGATCACCGTGTTGTGGGTGGCCGGCCCGCTGCTGCTCACCGTACTGGTGGTGGGCGTGGTGGTCGGCGTCGTGCAGGCCGCCACCCAGCTCAACGAACCGACCATCGCCTTCGTCGCCAAGGCGGCGGCGCTGACCGCGGTGCTGTTCGCGCTGGGCAGCCTGCTGATCGGCCACCTGGTTGAATTCACCACGCTGTTGTTCCAGCGCATCCCGCACCTGATCGGCTAG